The following proteins are encoded in a genomic region of Zea mays cultivar B73 chromosome 9, Zm-B73-REFERENCE-NAM-5.0, whole genome shotgun sequence:
- the LOC103639433 gene encoding protein OBERON 4, whose amino-acid sequence MKRQRSYGDGLDDDRRRFYDRGPPPRDYDGDRFDRRKGFGGGGGFHDSRYRDYPSPRGYGGDRALHRSESFSGFRREFPKGFRSERDRSRRDGDGSSTWRRPGSGWTDAECFEEYRAPARLGASSLPGQPRRSRSRSPSEPRRRFEVAKAEKPRKHSAGINEVEEGELSPVAEPKARPAAVEHRKQVESSRVKEKGLEQGKAKKLNSGVQANLGARANGSSSASDPNNAAREEGKKRDDILVAEAMDEVREKSSTMVTEEVVSGGHQQGVLQEEVKPQEETTNSVDMVGENTSSTMLKEGIQEEATTRDKTNNDTDEVRESASSNFSQAVQEEVTALHKTGNAAIEVGKNISPLMQQEVLQDAVVELDDTAHAVDEVVKSASSDMLKEVIQEEVVQHNGSADVVDMVDTDTSDLPWEAMQEKTVILDGNDHNFDTVEPVSYSGMLKEAMHEGELTRDETAINTIVAGQGNSTDMVDEVMLGKAAVREVISSAVNSVGESNMSTGLQGEVMVSQNQQAPESKEFEKITVMAEMDEPAEDITPQPVEVELEIHHCKERGTSEETLVVEKDASAMHENVEKEVKGFDIEAKADRAFMFHKPMKEHAGGSKEEVANTNLMTRDLTEDKRNGIEFDVLSKKVKVDHSCSLGRGLDSTLQRGVEPTQTSKSASTTVVKTEHDTIKLEKLDLSLSLSVCLQNSESKSSIPKTASLVHAAFSQPLSSSSFHTNSDGFPTSIPLTNSETLDHNPSCSLTQQSLDNYEHSVGSKPFFMGVDQMSNHTRRQAQLSSESTQKGSATPLLQRVLQNGHMADTSTSAIKKHTSGISTDLQRQISGVLLPTHSHCSHNSGLEHNRHRRQLTRERSSNSLTRDERQEGGQLVVNGAGVIERIISKVVSEPLHLTGRMLQEMTENSITYLREAISEIIVDPDKRGQIIALQEALKKRSDFNIDMLRSCPRVLMEILVSIRTGLPYFIKKSSSVATSNLVDIFLNLKCRNLSCQSILPVDDCDCKICQRMTGFCSSCMCIVCSKFDSASNTCSWVGCDVCLHWCHTDCGLRHSLIRKGQSASRAYGTTEMQFHCSACGYPSEMFGFVKEVFRTCAQQWRIDMLVRELQYVERIFSASEDVRGKRVRDFVKQMLIKSENKAYHAEVVRCVIAFFSDDGANLGSDPSVPLKGIPCSISEAVDGIPSSSRKAWIPFTLEGLPVLDKTTLPTTSTGSPSVPRKSGEAEFQTIDNKPATDELDSLIRLKQAEAYMYQERANDARNEVDNLRHIVMVKNARIEEDYGTHIADLDINELQERRKRRIEELQVIERTHHEFLSMKTRMVASIGELLSKMEALKQNRST is encoded by the exons ATGAAGCGGCAGAGGTCGTACGGCGACGGTCTGGACGACGACCGGCGGAGGTTCTACGACCGCGGCCCCCCGCCGCGGGACTACGACGGCGATAGGTTCGATCGCAGGAAGGGGTTCGGTGGCGGCGGCGGGTTCCACGACAGCCGGTACCGAGACTACCCCTCCCCAAGGGGGTATGGTGGGGATCGGGCCTTGCACCGGTCCGAGAGTTTCTCTGGCTTCCGTCGGGAGTTCCCCAAGGGTTTCCGGTCGGAGCGTGACAGGTCGCGGCGGGATGGTGACGGCAGCTCGACGTGGCGTCGGCCGGGAAGCGGGTGGACGGACGCCGAGTGTTTTGAGGAGTACAGGGCACCCGCCAGGCTGGGAGCGTCATCGCTGCCTGGGCAGCCGCGGCGGTCACGGTCACGGTCGCCCAGTGAGCCGAGGAGGAGGTTTGAGGTTGCCAAGGCAGAGAAGCCGAGGAAGCACAGTGCCGGCATCAATGAGGTGGAGGAAGGTGAGCTCTCACCAGTTGCTGAGCCCAAGGCCAGGCCTGCTGCCGTGGAGCATCGGAAGCAGGTTGAGTCAAGTCGTGTAAAGGAGAAGGGACTGGAGCAAGGTAAGGCGAAGAAACTGAATTCTGGggtccaagcaaatttgggagctCGAGCTAATGGATCCTCTAGTGCATCTGATCCTAACAATGCAGCGAGGGAGGAAGGCAAGAAAAGGGATGACATACTGGTAGCTGAAGCAATGGATGAAGTGCGTGAGAAGTCTTCAACAATGGTTACAGAGGAAGTCGTCAGTGGAGGACATCAG CAAGGAGTGCTGCAGGAGGAAGTGAAGCCACAAGAGGAGACTACCAATTCGGTTGACATGGTTGGGGAGAACACTTCCTCTACCATGCTGAAGGAGGGTATTCAGGAAGAAGCAACAACAAGAGATAAAACTAACAATGATACCGATGAAGTCAGAGAGAGTGCTTCATCCAATTTTAGTCAAGCAGTGCAGGAAGAAGTGACGGCATTACACAAGACTGGCAATGCTGCTATTGAGGTTGGAAAGAACATTTCACCTCTCATGCAGCAAGAAGTGCTACAGGATGCGGTGGTGGAGTTAGACGATACTGCACATGCAGTTGATGAGGTTGTGAAGAGTGCTTCCTCTGATATGCTGAAGGAAGTTATTCAGGAAGAAGTGGTGCAACATAATGGAAGTGCCGATGTTGTTGATATGGTTGACACTGACACTTCTGATCTGCCATGGGAGGCAATGCAGGAAAAAACAGTAATACTGGATGGAAATGACCATAATTTTGATACTGTGGAACCTGTCAGTTATTCTGGTATGCTGAAGGAAGCGATGCACGAAGGAGAGTTGACAAGGGATGAAACTGCCATTAACACTATTGTAGCAGGACAAGGTAATTCAACTGATATGGTGGATGAAGTGATGCTCGGTAAAGCAGCTGTGCGGGAAGTAATCTCCAGTGCTGTTAATTCAGTTGGCGAGAGCAATATGTCTACCGGGCTGCAGGGAGAGGTGATGGTTTCTCAAAACCAACAGGCTCCTGAAAGTAAAGAATTTGAAAAAATAACTGTAATGGCAGAGATGGATGAGCCAGCAGAAGATATCACACCTCAGCCTGTAGAAGTGGAACTCGAGATACATCATTGCAAAGAAAGAGGTACATCAGAGGAAACTCTTGTAGTAGAAAAGGATGCATCTGCTATGCATGAAAATGTTGAGAAAGAAGTAAAAGGATTTGATATCGAGGCCAAAGCTGACCGTGCCTTTATGTTCCATAAACCAATGAAAGAACATGCTGGGGGTAGTAAGGAAGAGGTTGCCAATACAAATCTTATGACAAGGGATTTGACTGAAGATAAAAGAAATGGCATAGAATTTGATGTCCTTAGTAAGAAAGTTAAAGTAGATCATTCATGTTCACTGGGAAGAGGTCTTGACTCAACATTGCAGCGTGGTGTAGAACCAACACAAACATCAAAATCTGCTTCAACCACTGTTGTAAAGACAGAACATGATACAATCAAGCTAGAGAAGCTTGATCTGTCATTGAGCTTATCAGTTTGTTTGCAGAATTCTGAATCTAAGTCTTCGATTCCTAAAACTGCTTCTCTAGTCCATGCAGCATTCTCTCAGCCGTTATCATCATCATCTTTCCACACCAACTCAGATGGGTTCCCAACTTCAATACCATTGACCAATTCTGAAACACTTGATCACAATCCTAGTTGCTCACTCACCCAACAATCATTGGACAATTATGAGCATTCAGTAGGCAGCAAACCTTTCTTTATGGGAGTTGATCAGATGAGCAATCACACAAGAAGACAAGCTCAGTTGTCTAGTGAATCTACACAGAAGGGGAGTGCTACCCCACTCCTTCAGAGAGTACTCCAAAATGGCCATATGGCAGATACTAGCACTTCTGCGATAAAAAAGCATACTAGTGGAATATCCACTGACCTACAGAGGCAAATCTCAGGAGTTTTGTTGCCAACACATAGTCATTGTTCTCACAACTCTGGATTGGAACATAATAGACATAGAAGGCAACTTACAAGAGAGAGAAGTAGTAACAGCCTTACAAGGGATGAACGGCAGGAGGGGGGACAACTAGTTGTTAATGGTGCTGGTGTTATTGAGAGGATTATTTCCAAGGTTGTTTCAGAACCTTTGCATCTTACAGGAAGGATGCTTCAAGAAATGACAGAAAATTCTATAACATATTTGAGGGAGGCCATTTCTGAAATCATAGTCGATCCAGATAAAAGAGGACAGATAATTGCTTTGCAGGAGGCACTCAAGAAAAGATCTGACTTCAATATTGATATGTTGCGATCATGTCCACGTGTGTTGATGGAGATACTTGTTTCTATAAGGACTGGCCTTCCATATTTTATAAAGAAAAGCAGTAGTGTTGCTACATCTAATTTGGTCGACATTTTTCTCAACTTGAAATGCCGAAATCTCTCATGCCAAAGCATTCTTCCAGTGGACGATTGTGATTGTAAAATTTGTCAGAGGATGACTGGTTTCTGTAGTTCTTGCATGTGCATTGTCTGCTCAAAGTTTGACTCAGCATCTAATACTTGTAGTTGGGTTGGTTGTGATGTATGTCTTCATTGGTGCCACACAGATTGTGGTCTACGCCACTCTCTGATTCGAAAGGGGCAAAGTGCTTCAAGGGCATATGGAACTACTGAGATGCAGTTTCACTGTTCTGCCTGTGGATATCCATCGGAGATGTTTGGTTTTGTGAAGGAAGTATTTCGAACATGTGCACAACAATGGAGGATAGACATGCTGGTTAGAGAGTTACAGTATGTAGAAAGAATTTTTTCTGCAAGTGAAGATGTAAGGGGCAAGAGGGTCCGGGACTTCGTGAAGCAGATGCTAATTAAGTCAGAAAACAAGGCCTATCATGCTGAAGTTGTCAGATGTGTCATTGCATTCTTTTCTG ATGATGGTGCTAACCTTGGCAGTGATCCATCAGTACCACTGAAAGGCATTCCATGCAGCATTTCTGAAGCTGTTGATGGGATTCCTAGTTCAAGTCGGAAGGCATGGATACCATTTACCTTAGAGGGACTTCCAGTTTTAGACAAAACAACTCTTCCTACCACAAGCACAGGGAGCCCATCTGTGCCTAGAAAATCTGGTGAAGCTGAGTTTCAGACAATTGATAATAAGCCTGCCACTGATGAACTGGATAGCTTGATCAGGTTAAAGCAGGCTGAAGCATATATGTACCAGGAACGTGCAAATGATGCACGGAATGAGGTTGACAATCTGAGACACATTGTTATGGTAAAAAATGCACGAATTGAGGAAGATTATGGCACCCATATCGCTGATCTTGACATAAATGAGTTACAAGAGCGGCGCAAGCGAAGGATTGAAGAACTCCAAGTAATTGAAAGGACACACCATGAATTTCTCAGCATGAAAACTAGGATGGTAGCTAGCATTGGGGAGTTATTGTCAAAAATGGAGGCACTGAAACAAAACCGAAGCACATGA
- the LOC100277498 gene encoding uncharacterized protein LOC100277498 produces MASLCMFTISSTPHVPQGCRRRCSDAVSSRPRSYLVCQSHLPSGPPASGGGGGGGGEEKTTPWWAATAERLRGDVVKAGMAARESLSPKQKGDWKDVTLMSFSFAVYVYISQKLVCTYCAWLSMINH; encoded by the coding sequence ATGGCTTCCCTGTGCATGTTTACCATCAGCAGCACCCCACATGTTCCGCAGGGCTGCAGGCGACGATGTAGCGACGCCGTGTCGTCTAGGCCGAGATCCTACCTCGTCTGCCAAAGTCACCTCCCGTCCGGGCCGCCGGcaagcggcggcggcgggggaggAGGTGGTGAGGAGAAGACGACCCCGTGGTGGGCTGCCACGGCCGAGAGGCTGCGCGGCGACGTGGTGAAGGCCGGGATGGCAGCGCGGGAGAGCCTGAGCCCCAAGCAGAAGGGGGACTGGAAGGACGTCACGCTCATGAGCTTCTCCTTCGCCGTGTACGTGTACATCTCTCAGAAGCTCGTGTGCACGTACTGCGCTTGGCTCTCTATGATTAACCACTGA